Below is a genomic region from Hydrogenimonas thermophila.
AGCTTGAATACCATTTTCCTTAAGAACCTTTAGAGTTCCACCTGTTGAAACAATTTCAAAGCCAAGCTCTTCCAACCCTTTGGCAAACTCTACAACACCTGTTTTATCACTTACACTTACTAACGCTCGTGACATTAAAATTCCTTAATTAAATATCTTGTTCAATAATTCGCTTAAATGTATTAAAATAGAGATCTTTCAACTCAGCCATTGGCATCTTGATATCGTTGACTTTAACATAGTCGCCACCAACAGTTCCAATAGCCTCACACTTCAATCCTCGCTCTTTTGCCATTTGAGCTACTGCATCTAAGTTCTTTGGATCTACTTCAAGAATCGCTCGGGCAAAACTTTCACTGAAGATATTTACATCTTCTTTCAAGTCTGCATTAACATCAGCACCCATACCACTAACAGCTGCCATCTTTGCGATTGCTATAGCTAAACCACCTACATTTAGGTCTTTAGCTGCTTTAAGAAGCCCTTTTTTATTTGCCTCTATTACCAAGTCCCAAAGTGCTAGCTCTTTATCGTAGTCAATCTTAGGGAGTTTTCCGCCTGTTACACCAAATAGCTCTTTTAGATATAGGCTACCACCAAACTCTTTATCAGTTTCACCAATTAAAAGAAGAGTATCTCCCTCATCTTGAAAACTTGAAGGAAGAACATTTTCTTGAGACTCATTTACACCAACCATAGCAACTGTTGGAGTTGGGAAAACACTAACACCATTTGTTTCATTATATAGAGAAACATTTCCACCAGTTACAGGTGTATTTAGCTTAGAGCATGCCTCTTTAATACCTTCACAACCTTGTGCAAACTGCCACATTACTTCTGGATTTTCAGGGTTACCATAGTTTAGACAGTCAGTAATTGCTAAAGGTCTAGCACCGCTCATTGCAACATTTCGTCCAGACTCTATGACAGCTGCCGCAGCACCACCTTTAGGATCAATGTAGCAGTATCTTGGGTTACAGTCAGAACTCATCGCAATAGCACGACCATTCTCTTTAACGCGTATTACAGAAGCATCAAGTTTACCGCCATTTTTGATTGTATTGGTCTGAACCATAGAGTCATACTGCTCGTAGACCCAAGCTTTGTCAACTACTTCAATTGACTGAACCAATTTTTCAAAAGCTGACTGGTTAGAAGGAAGCTCATATTTGTCAATATCAATATCTTTGATTTCATCCAAATATTTAGGACATGATACAGGACGATCTAGTACAGGAGCCTCTTCACTAACAGGATCAACAGGTACTTCAGCAACTTTTTCGCCATGCCAATAGAGTTCCATCAACCCTGTATCTGTAACTTCACCGATTACAGCACAATCAAGTCCCCACTTTTCAAAAATCTCTATAATCTTATCTTCCGTTCCCTTGCGAGCACAAATAAGCATACGCTCCTGAGATTCACTAAGCATCAGCTCATATGGTGTCATTCCCTCTTCACGCATAGGAACTTTATCAAGATCCATACGCATACCACTGCCACTTCTGCCTGCCATCTCAAATGAGCTAGATGTCAAACCTGCCGCACCCATATCTTGAATACCTACTACATAGTCTGTTTTAAATAGCTCCAAGCAAGCTTCAAGCAGCAATTTTTCAGTAAATGGGTCTCCTACCTGGACTGTAGGACGAAGCGATTTTGACTCTTCAGTAAAACTGTCTGAACTCATAACAGCTCCACCCAATCCATCACGTCCAGTTTTGGAACCAACATATATGACAGGGTTTCCTATACCTTCTGCTTTTCCGTAAAATATCTCATCAGCTTTAGCTATTCCTAAAGTAAAGGCATTTACAAGAATATTTCCGTTATAGCTCTCATCAAAGAATGTTTCACCACCAACTGTAGGAACACCCATACAGT
It encodes:
- the purL gene encoding phosphoribosylformylglycinamidine synthase subunit PurL, with translation MEQDIAEILKAHKLSEEDYEHIKKILGREPNLVEIGIFSAMWSEHCSYKSSKKYLRGFPTEAPWVIQGPGENAGVIDIGEGYAAVFKMESHNHPSFIEPYQGAATGVGGILRDVFTMGARPVANLNALRFGRVRGDDQTAAYQRHLVRGVVAGIGGYGNCMGVPTVGGETFFDESYNGNILVNAFTLGIAKADEIFYGKAEGIGNPVIYVGSKTGRDGLGGAVMSSDSFTEESKSLRPTVQVGDPFTEKLLLEACLELFKTDYVVGIQDMGAAGLTSSSFEMAGRSGSGMRMDLDKVPMREEGMTPYELMLSESQERMLICARKGTEDKIIEIFEKWGLDCAVIGEVTDTGLMELYWHGEKVAEVPVDPVSEEAPVLDRPVSCPKYLDEIKDIDIDKYELPSNQSAFEKLVQSIEVVDKAWVYEQYDSMVQTNTIKNGGKLDASVIRVKENGRAIAMSSDCNPRYCYIDPKGGAAAAVIESGRNVAMSGARPLAITDCLNYGNPENPEVMWQFAQGCEGIKEACSKLNTPVTGGNVSLYNETNGVSVFPTPTVAMVGVNESQENVLPSSFQDEGDTLLLIGETDKEFGGSLYLKELFGVTGGKLPKIDYDKELALWDLVIEANKKGLLKAAKDLNVGGLAIAIAKMAAVSGMGADVNADLKEDVNIFSESFARAILEVDPKNLDAVAQMAKERGLKCEAIGTVGGDYVKVNDIKMPMAELKDLYFNTFKRIIEQDI